The following DNA comes from Miscanthus floridulus cultivar M001 chromosome 5, ASM1932011v1, whole genome shotgun sequence.
TGTCCATGAGGGGTTCAATAGCTCCATCCTCGCCGAGGGAAGATTTCATATGTTCAGATAGGAACATTTTTGAAATAGCGGTTGCCATAAGGACCTTGTTCATGTCAGAACCTGCAAAGTAAATAGGAGGGCAAAGCTTATTAGGTGATGATATGGTTAGATAGAGTGGAGAAAGTTGAATTCTACATTGAATTCCAAATTTATAGGCTGAAGTTAATCTAGTGACTTTTTTCTCAGAATATTGTAGCCTGATGGATAAGAAAGAGGTGAACAGAAGTGATGGAACCAAAATTCTTGGTAGTTAAATTAAAAAATGAAGTAATCGCTACTTCTCTTGCATCGTTTTACTTGCAATATCTCTTCCATTTCCTTCGAGAGGCTATTGTTCTTATAAGAGTCGAAGTTTCTGGACCTTATAATAAAATGGAAAATTTGTACCGCCTCTGCCTTATTGTAGGTACTTGTGTTGTTAAAAAGGCTTCAAGATACGGAGAAAACCATAAGAACTTATGTTCACACACACTTAAAAAAAATCAATCTGAGACATAGTATGCCAGATCATAATACCTTGTTTGAGGTACTGTATCAACGGCAGGAAGTACCCAGCCTCCGCCATCAACAGCACATTCTGCGGGTTGGACGACAAAATGCTGAGCAACTTCTCCGCATTGTCCACGGTGCCTGATTCATGTGCATTCCTCAACGTGACTAGCATGACGATACACCCTTTGATCCTGCCAATCCTCTGCCTGACCTGCTGGATGTCCGACAGGTCCAGCAGCACCGCAATCGCCTCCGTCCTCTCGTCCACGTCTCTGGACAGGGAGCGGACAATGCTGGACAGCGCCTCGATGCTCGCCAACCTCTCCTGTGGTGCGTCGAGAGACGCGAATGTACTGCTTGTCAGAacagagatgatggagaagattCAATGCAAGTCCGATAATCAGCTGAATGCAGCTTGGTGAGAGGGCAGCTCTCGCAAGTGCAGCAAGAGGAATGATGAGGTCGACcgtccaaaaccgaagcatttcgaAATTTACTACCGTAGCGTAGGTAGTACTATACTAGTATAAGCAGTAGCGTACGAGCATAGCATCGAACACAGAGCGCGCAGGCGTGTATGTATTCGTATTTCGTAGGCAAGAAAGAAAAGGAAGAGTGGGGATTCGGGGGGCGGGTGCGTGGGCCTCACTCAACTCACCTTGCTCTCGCCGGCGACGCAGCCCGCGAGGCGCCTGAGCGCGGCCATGACACTGACCCTGGCGTCAGCGGTGCCCGCGGCGGCGAGGCGCGCGAGCAGCGCCGGCACGAGGAGgccgtcctcgtcgtcgtcctccccgAGCCTGCCGTCCCCGGCCAGCGCGGCCACCTCCCGCGCCACGGCGGCGAGCTCGTCCTCCGCGCCGGTCTTCACGCGCACCAGCAGGTCCTCCACGTCCACCGCGGCCCTCGCCATCGCGTGCGGCAGGTGAGCAATCAGCAGGCAGCACAGCGGCGGCAGGCGGTGGGAGTCACCGCTGCTGCCAAGGCGGTGGCTTTGTTGGGTGGGGACCGAGAGGAAGTGTGGGAGTGGTGGAGTAAGGGGGCGGCAGCGGTGCGCACGGCGAAGCGGTCAAGTCGTCCATGGGCGGAGGGGGACGGGAGGATGGGAGACGACCTGGCCGCGGCCGGGGATGGATGGATGCGTCGTCGGTCGCTGTCTGCCTGTCCCGCGGGCCGCGGCCTCCGATTTTTACGACACGCAGCCGCAGGGGACAGGGAGGCCGTGGCGTTTCATCACTTCATCAGTTGATAAATCACGGTCGCAGTGCGaatcaggcaggcaggcaggcaccaCATCAGATCTGCCAGGTGAATCTGTGGAATAATTTCATATTTTAACCTTTTTCTGCTCGTGCTTTTCTGATCGACGAACCGAGTAAATTTAAATTTGGCGGCAATTGAACGGATTCATAGAGGCCCCGAGCGTGCAAGCAGAGCAACCTGGGCAGGTGTCTAGTAGGATTGCTATGACGGTAGCAGGTCGCGATCGCGACTAAGATACGGCGGATTCGCCGATGTGTCTTGTGTCATTCGCTTTCGCAGCCACAGCTGAGAGCACACACAGCGCCGAAGCCGAAGCCGAAGCCGAACGCGTCTCTGACTCTCTGGGGTTTTGACCAGTTCCGGAGTTTGACCAAGTCAGCTGACACCCGTCCGTGCTGACTGGGCCGACCGTCGTGAGTCGTGACAGGCAAAGCTCCAACCCAAGACGACAAAATTGACGCGTGCCATCCAAGAGCCCACGGCTCATGTACGGTGACGTTGATCGGAGTCCTGGAGCGGGGAGGCCCAGGTAGAAAAGCCCAATGTGTTAGCTTGTGTACGTATGAACTCACGGCCCAGTAAGCCGAGACGGCCCTACAGCGGAAGCCCATTTGCATTTCTCTGCGCTCGCTTTCATCAACTTTGCACCATTGGTCCCCTGCATTTTGTTTTGTTCATTAAATTATGGCAAAACAATTTCTGTTAGTACACAACCAATATTATTTGTAGGTTATTAATTTTCAGGCTATATACCGAGATCGTTTTGAGACCATTCTCCAAACGAAGAGCGACGTATCAAGGTTGAAGTGGGGCTTACCGTATGTTAGAAACGGCGGCTATGGATATCATCGCTAAGCATAAATGGTTCTCGCTTAATAGAATTACTGTCTAGATTTCATGTGCTTTGTTAGTGTTACTTTCTAAGAGCATACTTTTATAGCCACAGCCTAGAAACTGTAATATAAAGTTGTGGCAAAACCATGGGCAGAGCAAGGAGCAGTGGTGCTGGTGCGTCGAGTTACTCTAATCAGGGGTAATGGTACGAAATTTTTTAAATAAAAGAGAGGGTGGGGGTCAATCGTGCAATTTCAGAGGTCACAATCACAATGTCGACACCTACACACCACGAGTCGTTGAGAATAAAGAGCTTTTGTCAAGGAGCACACGTGGagagtgattttttttttttttgataatgcCTGGAGAGTGATTGAATGAGACATTTTCAAGTATATATAGCACCTAGAAGGTTCACGTATCAAGTAACGGTACACACATAAGTAACGGTACAGTACGGGATGTACACGTACTACGTACAGCACAAATAAAAGACAGGCAGCTAGCGCATGTATCATCTCATCATCACAGATATTAATAAATTATTAAGCTAAGCTCCTTTACTACACCGAAACAACAAGTAAACAGCTGAGCAGATCTTTCTTGTCAAAGCAGGAGGCTCTCATCATGCATGCACATGCGTATGTATGGCCGCCCGGAGCGAGCTGCGGCGCGCCTAGTCGCAGCACATCTCgcagatccagcagcagcagagcgCCGCGATGCTGAAACCAAAACACAGGACAGTTCAGTTCATGAGGAGAGACTGGTCGGCAGATGATCGATGACGAACGACATGGATGATGCTAACTCCTAAAGATTTCAGTTTATAAGATGGAATTAATAAGGAGATAGATTTATGATTGTAATTACCATCCTTCGATGAAGCCTTTCTCCCCGCGCGAGGTCGTCTTCCCCCGGCGTCCCTTCCTGCTCCCTCCCTGCTCCTCGGCGCCTGCAGCCGCCGTCGGGTagcctgcatgcatgcatgtcgtTTCAATTGTTAGCGTGTGTCCATCGATCCACAGCTCCACACGCATCATGAATTCATGATCCATGAATTAATGAACAAGCTAAGAACAATCCAGCCATGAAGCTGAAGCGCCCGCTTTAATTTATCTGTGTTAGTTATTACGGACTCGGAGATAATAATCGATCTGacctggtggcggcggcggcgcctgctgCCTGTTGCTGTTGTTCTCCATCCTTGTCTACCTCCGATCCTCGCTTCTAGCTCTAGCTAGAGCACGATCGGCTATGCTGTAGTAGTGAGCAACGGATTCTAGCTCTCACGGGTATGGTACGTGGTTGCCTTGGTGGGGTTTTATATAGGCTACGGGCTACGACCTGCAATCCAGCTGCAGGGCAGTGTCCAGTGTGTTGCTGCTACGTTCCTTCCTTGCCGCCTTGGTTTTCTTTTCTTTCAGGTGAAGATAAGGCCAGCCTGCTGCGTGACCACTGACCAATGGAGAGCCGTTGTCATGCCTTACCCTTTCCAGCACGCCTCGGCATGCCGTCAGAGATTGACAACTCACCGATTCCCTGTTTGACACACAAGATacatgtttagttcgcgaaatgaaaatttttagatgtcacatcggatgtttcaggGATATCGGAagaggttttcggatactaataaaaaaactaattacatagctcgcttggaaactgcgagacgaatttattaagccagttaatccatcattagcgcatgttagttactgtagcacttatggctaatcatggactaattagtcttaaaacattcgtctcgcgatttccagccaaactgtgtaattaatttttttcgtctatatttaatacttcatgcatgtgtcgcaagattcgatgtgatagtttggggtgaaaattttttttggaactaaaccaggccacAGTGGCCGAGCTTATTAGCTTATCAGACAAATTTAACTGGGCTTGTTTGGCTGGTATTAAAGTTagctgaagctgttttattgtaagagaaaaatactgtagattctaactgataagccgACCAATAAATTTAAGCGAACAGGCCAACTTGTCTCCTGCCCTATCCTTTGCTTTCGCAAAGAGAGAAACAAGACGAATGAAGCCCTGCTAGCCATCGGACCTACACGCATGCATGCAATGCGAGCGGTGGATGCGGTTCGTCGGTGGCTGGCTCCGGCTGCGCCGGCTGGCCGGAGGAAACAAGTAAAGGTGACTCGGGCCCAGTGACACATCACAAAGCTCTGTTACTGACCTTGGAGTCGGGCCTTTTGATCAAGCCTGACGTGTGTATGAGATATTCAGATGATGAAGAACCCGGTTCCCTCTAGAATGGAGGGGGGAAAAGGCCTCTAGAGATGCAAAGCAAAACCTTTGCTCGATCGTTCACACCAGATCATGTTGGCCTGGCCTGGTTGTTGGTTGGACAAAGAAAGCGGATTGAATTGTTTTCCTCTCATCTGACCCAACCTCTCCCAACTATGAACTATTCCCCGAGGCAGCGGATCATATATATTACTTTTTGTTATATATTGTTGTTGTCTCAATCGGCTTCCACATCAGTACGCCGTCATCGTTGTGCATTCGTCGTACAATGCAACAGTGACCGGAAGAAGCGGTTGGTTCCTGATTGTGATCGATCACCCAACCGGCCACCGGGGTAAGAAAACCCAGGCCTGCCGAGTGTGAACTGAACCTGTGTGTCCGTCTGTGTCTGATCTGACTGAGAATTGCAGCGACCACTGGTGCCATCTCCATAGTGGGTTTCATGGATCCATGGCTGCGCTGCGCATCAGAAAGATCGAGATCTGAATTCGGAATTCCCCGAGATGGACGGCCTTTCGGCTGTCGGCCACGCCGCCACGGCATGTGCTCATCTACATCGCGCAATTCCCGCCATCCAATGAATCCGTTCGAACTAGCGGTGGTACCTACCCACATAAATCTCTGACATTCTGCCCGAGAACTTGAAAGTTTTGTGAAATTTTGATTAAGACTTAGAAAAAAAACCGAATGGATCTTATATTCCGCATAAAAACGAAATTGGTCAGATGAAGACAGCCAGGGAGACCAAGAGCGCCACGGAGCCGTCAGGATGCGACCAACCATGGACGTGACCCGCGGCCTGGCGCCCGCTGGAACCTGCATGTACGCTGAGCGCGGCGGCGGGGAGATGCCGTGCCGCCGTCGCCGTCACGACACCCACGAGGCAGATGTGCCGCCCCTCTGGCCCTCTGTCTCTGATCCTCTGTCCAGGGTTACATGCATTCAGTCCAGCAGTGGTATGGTATGGTTGCATGGGTCAGTCAGAGGATCAACGTTCGGTCGTGGGGATAGTGCATCCAAGAAGTCAAGTTTGAGCGGCTGCGGTTGCAGGATGCCTTGGGAACTCACATCCATCTGCATGTCTAAACGTTGAGAGAATTTTGACATTTTCGTTTTCTCCATCCAAAGGAAGTTTTATTCGGCAGAGAATTTTAACATTTAAATGTTTGTCATTGCTAAATCAATGTAGATTTTTTGACTAACTTGTTGTGTTTTAGACTTAGGCCATATTTGCTATAGTTCCGCTTAACTGGTgaagtagttttttttttctagctcCACAAATAGATTTACTAGTGGAGCTAAATCTATTTAGGATAAACGTTTGGTAAAACAACTTCTCACATTAGATCTAGGAGAGGGAGCTGAAAGGAGCTAGTATTTTTTTAGCTCAACTCAACGTTCAAATCTTGTGAGTCTTGTCTCACGTTTGGCATAGCTTTCCTAGCAAATTCAGAAGGTGTTTGGAGCTGTTTTTTTACCAAATAGGTTAAAACAAAACAGTTCCTCCAATGGAGTTCCTTAAAGCCCGCTCTCATAGAGGTGTGAGAGCCAGATGGAGCTAAAAATACTACCTTCTTCTAGCTCCCTCTATCTTATCTACTATGAGAAGATGTTTTACTATACAAAAAAAATAGCTTCAGCTCTCAGTGATGTTGCTTATAGAGCTAAAGAAAAAAAAGCTACTCCACTAGTAAAACGGAGCTGTACTAAATTGGGCTACATTTTAAGAAGCTCCACATAAGAAGATATTCCATTTAacctatttgaaaaaaaaaacaaattctgAGGCTGCTGTGGAAGCTGTGCCTATCGTGGCCTTACTATTTCTTATATTGAGTTGCTTTACTATCCTCACCGTTGTATTGAAGAGAATTTTGACAGAACTCGAGTGAAATTCAGCTGAAGCACAGAGTCTATTGAAAATTCAACTGAAATAGTACGACCTCTTACACACCAATGGTAGGGATTGTGCCACCACCCACAACTTGAATGCCAGTTTAGTCCTGTGGCTATTAAGATATAAAGAAGGTGGAGAAAGAATAAAGCTTCGAATTTGATCCAGAAAAAAGTACTGCGAGGtggcatatacatatatatacaaatGAAACACAAGTCTCCACAAAGATAAATCTAGCGAAAGATTCACTGTTTACAAAATTGGAGGCTTGTCGTTGTTCTTTGATGTATGACATCCAACATGACCAAAGTTTTCAACTACTGGTGCAAGTGTGTGGGGGTTACGTTTGATGTTTTTGGCAACTGCATGTTCTCAACGGAAGGAAAAACAATAGAACGAAAAGGAAGAGTTTCGATTCCAAAGTAGTGCAAGAAGAATAGATGGTGTATACAAGGTCTGGTAAAGGTAAATCTAGTAAGATTCACCGTATCGAATAAAATGGAGCCATGTCTTTGTTCCTTGGTGTATGATATCCGTAATAACCAAATGCAAGTGCTGGTGTTTGGTTTATTCATTTGGCAGTTGCATATTCTCAACAAAAGCAAGAACACGAATACTCACATGCACGTGCTGAAGAACGAATTTGAATTTGTACGTGTACCTGAAATTGCTTAACTTTCAGTCTTTGACAGTGGTTGATATTGCCTGTACATGCAATCcagctcttcctcttcctccctggTCGCATGGAGATGGTTCATGGTTGGGGGTATTTAACTTTTGGCGCTACGCCTCCTGAAATAGCAGCCTTAGTTTTGGCGCTATGCTTTTAGCGGCAGATAGAAGAAAGTCATACAAATTTGCCACATTTGCTGGCATGGCACGCCAGCACAACAGTCCAGCTTGGCTCGGAGGCATTAGGGTCAGCCGGTCAAGTAAAATGACCGCCCCTGCCCCTGGCCTCTCTATTCCCTCCCCCGCGCGGCCCGACCCACTCCACTCTCCCCTTCTTTCTCCTCTGCTTCGCGCGACGCTCGGCCACCGCAGCGCCGTCGCCGACGACGTGTACACCGCCACCTGCCCCCCACCTCGAGCCATGTCCTAGAACGGTAAAATCAACAAGATTTAGAGGGAGATTTAGAACCCTAAATGCTAATGAGGGGGAACATATTATACACAACTCACCCCGTTCCTCGCGCACTTGAAGAACACGGTCGTGGTTTTCACTGTCCTTCTTggtcctcccctccaccacccgAGCAAGACTGCAGTCCGGGCAAGGGATCAGCGGAAACCCGCTCAGCTCACCAACTGGATCCATAGCCATGGAAGCAATGCGGGAGCTCCGAACACCTTGCAGCCTACTCCTGGCCCTTCCAGCGGCAGAGGACTCTGCGTACTGGGACATGGCTCGAGGTAGGGGGCGGGTGGCGGTGTACACGtcgtcggtggcggcggcgctgcgGTGGCTGAGCGTCGCGCGGGGCAGAGGAGAAAGAAGGGGAGAGTAGAGTGGGCCGGGCCGCGCAGGGGAGGGAATAGAGAGGCCAGGGGCAGGGGCGGTCATTTTACCTGGCCCTAATGCCTCCGAGCCAAGCTAGACTGCTATGTGGCGTGCCATGCCAGCAAATGTGGTAAATCTGTATCATTTTCCTCTATCTGCTGCTAAAAGCGTAGCGCCAAAACTAAGGCTGCTATCTCGGAAGGCGTCCCATGGTTGGGTGCTAAAGGCTTGGGTGTTTCCTCAGGTGGGTGTTCTATGTTCACTGAATCACTGTCCAGTAGGGGCAGGGAGCAAAACCAAGGACACTGTGTCCTCGTCGGCGCTGCCTCTGCCCTGATAGAAGCATGGGTAGAGGTTCCTTACCGTCCATCACCCTATCTGTACCATGTTTTCCTTCCTCCTGCCCTCTGTCCCATGGCTGTCACCGATTCTGATCTCTCTCTCATTCTCAGCTCTCCCCAGTTATGGACGGCGAAGAGTGCAGCAACAACTGGGTGCTGGGTGGTGCTCAGTAGCATTTCCCCCCTCTTTCTTGTGAGATGTGCCTCATGTGTAAGAGAGCTTTGTGCATCCTAGGTTCATGTAGAGAGGTTGAGATAATATGTTCCTTTAtttaagaagaaaaaagaaatggGTCCTCCTAAAAAGGTCAGGAGGGGAGAGAAAGAATATAATGGCCGGCCGCCGGAGGCTTCGCGCCCGCTGGAACCTGCATGCACGCGGAGCGCGGCGGCGGGGAGATGCCGTGACGTCGTCGCCGTCACGAGACCCACGAGGCAGATGCGCCGCCCCTCTGGCCCTCTGTCTCTGATCCTCTGTCCAGGCTTACATGCATTCGGTCCAGCAGTGGTCAAAGGATCAACGTTCGGTCGTGGAGATAGTGCACCCAAGAAGTCAAGTTTGAGCGGCTGCGGTAGCAGGATGGCTTGGGAACTCATATGGTTATTATTTTGgtaggtcgtttacaaaatttaaattttaaatttgagaaattcaccCGCGGAGTAGCTGGGCGTTACCGGCACGCTACGGCTGCCTTTTGCTGGAGGTCGCCGCCTGCCTGTGCCTGGCCACTGGCCAGCAGGCCACCATGCTGACTGCCGCCGCTCCTCTGACTGTGAGCTTCAGGGCAGGAAGCCGGCGTAGTACCAGATCCATCCAAGCGGTAGAGCTCTAGCTTCGTTGCCGTGCTCCTGTGGTGCTGGCGGCCGCACTTGTAGCTGTAGCTGATGCCAATGAAGCTGAGCGTGGTGCTGttttgtggtggtggtggcagtccTCGGAGGAGTTGATCCTGCCGTCCGACAAGACATGGCCGTTCCTGGTGCTGTGGTGCGATTCTTAGGAGCGTTTTTCTAGAAACTGTTGGAGAAGCTCTTTTTTAATGCTTCCAATCCTTTTTTGGAACTTGGAAAACTCAATGATTTGAGAAACTATTTTTTTTtacactcttggagatgctctaataagTAAAAAAGTTCACGCGATTTAATTTTCCATGCACTCAAAAACTGAGAAGAAACCAGAGTTCCCAACCAAAATCAGAGACTTGACTTCGGATCCTTTGCTACAAGATCATCAAAGATAAACATCTATTAGAAATATGGCTTTTGTGTGTAGTGAAACTACCTCATAGGTTTCTAGGCTGAGATTCCCTTGTGGGGAAGCTCATTTAAGCTCCTAATGATGAGCCCATGATATCTCCTTTGCTGAGTGGAGCCGCATCTGATGACGAGACGAAGACTAGAATAAGATGGTAATTTAGGACGTGTTTGATTCCcttctctaaactttagagctctaaaagttttagagcactttagctcacttTTGAGCTCTAAGCTCTAATGTGAGGTTGACGGTTTAGAGCTAACTTTAGACCACTTATTATAGCTTTAGCTACAAAGTTTAGAGGAGAAAATCCCAACAGTCTCGTAATACGATTTTGTGCTTAAGTCGAAGCTCAACAATGCTAACAATCCCCACACAGCACACAATTCATTATCGGTCCAGAAGTTGTTCAACTCAGTTATTCTGTGCTTAATAATGCCAATTTCACTCGGGGAAAAACAAACACCTGTTAGTTTGGTCGAACCGGGTAAAAACGCTGACATGGTTGAACATGGTATAAACGGTGAGACACACACTGGTTGATAGACACATTGGTTAATGGTTACTGCGTCAAATAAGATTGTATCGCCTGCAAAATAAAATTATTGATAAGTTGATATGAGGCAGCAATTCCATTTACAGCCAGCAAACTTTACTATAACAACCCAGTTGGTCAACAGAATGGGAAAACAAAAGGTACAGACTTCACCGACTTTAATTGGGTCACAAACATATCAATCATGCCTATGCCTAACATAAATGAACAATCTTTCTTAGAATACATGCCTTTTTTTGTCTATCAGGAGTAACACCAAGATACAAATCTGAACTCAGACGGAGATGGCTAATGGTACAGTTGTACAGATGACTACCATTAAGTCAGCACTTCCAAGAACGTCACTTATGCTTTGCATTAAGATATCTCCCAAGGTAAAGACCAAACATAGTTGACACGGAATGAGTTCGACATGGATGGAAAACAGTGCATCAATTGACGAGACCTTCTGACCTTCAGGGTATACAGAGTTGGTAGCAGTATATTTTCACTACTCAGCCATGAGCCACCAATGTGGATTAACTTGACACTGGCTTCCTCGTGATCCGGTTTGCTGCCGGCATCACTTCTTATAAGTATGCTGCCTTATTAGAGAGTCAGTTCAAGTTTCCAGTTCCACATTGCCTTCCTCAAGACAAGCTAGGGAACAACCTATTCAATTCATAAAGTGGCGTCCTCCAGGCTTGCTTCATACATGCATTAAGCTTGGGAAGAAGGAAATGAAGCAACCTCAAGAGGACAAAGGAGCTAGCCAATGCAAGACATGTATCTTGATGAAGTAACCGGTCTGGTGATCTTGCCCATGATAACAGCGAATCCTCCTTTTCAGTCTTTTTGTCATGATCAATTATAGTAACTGTATCCACCATTCTCTCCAGGGATGTGGCGTCCAATGATACAGGATTCAGGCCTTCAGAATTCCAAAAGGAAGGTGAAATCTAGGAAAACTTTATGGAAAGGTAATTAAACGCTAGAGTGGCTCAAGCTGTGGGATGTGAATCCTACTAAAATACCACCATATCTACAGTCTAGGAAAAATGCATGCTAAATCTGCAGTGCATGGCATCTGAATGGTTAAGGTGCAGCAGGAAATAATACCTGTAACATCTTTATAGAACATAGCAAGGGAATTCATGGCCCGAGATCCATGATAACGCACACGCACTGTAGAGTTCAGAAGGAAAATCGTCGGGAATGCACGAACTCCATACCTTGACAGTACTCTGCAATTCAGATATGAAGTTGAGTTGCATACCAAATATAGTAAAATCTAGCTGCAGTGTTTATCTCTTTTAGAAAGACGCACCTAGCAGGGCGGCGAGCGCGTCCATGGGATGCGGCTGATCTCGTTGCAGTATTCTAGGAGTCTGGGTTCGACGAGAGGTAGAACATGACGGCCGCCGCGTTGTGCCGCACCTTGACCTAAACGGCCACGTTCACGGCATTGATGATGCCCGCCGCCTTCCACCAACCGCCCGCCTCCTGGCCTCCACGTTCACGGTGTTGTTCTGCACGGACGCGTCCGTGGAGGAGAGCAGGTGGAGCAGCCACGGCACGGCTTCCACCTCCACGAGGCACGTTCGTTAGAAGACGTTTCGCTTTGAGAGCTTACGGGTCTCGTACGTCGTCTTCTTATGCTCCTCGGGCGCGACGCTGGATAGCCTCGCCATTAGGAACGCCGCGGAGAGGCGCACGACGCCGGCCGCGACCGTGCCGAATAGTGTGGCGGTCTTGTCGACTGCGTACCAGCGGCCGGTGCTTTTCTACTAGGCTCGTGGAGCGAGACGCCCTGGTTGAGGAGGAGCTGCTCGAGATGACCCCGCGTGCCGTGACGTTCGCGGTTCGTCACGACTCGGCGCTGC
Coding sequences within:
- the LOC136455559 gene encoding 5'-adenylylsulfate reductase-like 4, translating into VCNSTSYLNCRVLSRYGVRAFPTIFLLNSTVRVRYHGSRAMNSLAMFYKDVTGLNPVSLDATSLERMVDTVTIIDHDKKTEKEDSLLSWARSPDRLLHQDTCLALASSFVLLRLLHFLLPKLNACMKQAWRTPLYELNRLFPSLS